In Nicotiana tabacum cultivar K326 chromosome 19, ASM71507v2, whole genome shotgun sequence, one DNA window encodes the following:
- the LOC107761631 gene encoding RNA-binding protein BRN1, whose amino-acid sequence MAESQEERKQESEECVKLFVGQVPKHMTEAQLLAMFQEFAIVDEVNIIKDKTTRASRGCCFVICPSREEADKAVNACHNKKTLPGASSPLQVKYADGELERLEHKLFVGMLPKNVSDPEVSALFSQYGVIKDLQILRGSQQTSKGCAFLKYEKKEQAVAAIEALNGKHKMEGSTVPLVVKWADTEKERQARRAQKALSQASNASDSRQHPSLFGALPMGYMPPYNGYGYQTPGAYGLMQYRLPSVQNQPTFQNIVPPINQASALRGGAPDLSPGISPRNYAMSPGSYVGSAYPAVPGLQYPMPYPGAVMNTRPPSGSPGSMPPSTANSHSAASSSVNSSTGGQVEGPPGANLFIYHIPQEFGDQDLANSFQPFGRVLSAKVFVDKATGVSKCFGFVSYDSPAAAQTAINMMNGCQLGSKKLKVQLKRDNKQNKHY is encoded by the exons ATGGCGGAGTCGCAGGAGGAACGGAAGCAGGAGAGCGAGGAGTGCGTGAAGTTGTTCGTAGGTCAAGTACCGAAGCACATGACGGAAGCACAACTCCTCGCAATGTTTCAAGAGTTTGCTATCGTTGACGAAGTCAACATCATCAAAGACAAGACTACCCGTGCTTCTCGAG GTTGTTGCTTCGTGATCTGTCCGTCGAGAGAAGAAGCGGATAAGGCTGTTAATGCATGTCACAATAAGAAGACGCTTCCCGGA GCTTCTAGTCCGTTGCAAGTGAAGTATGCTGATGGCGAGTTGGAAAGACTAG AGCACAAGCTTTTTGTTGGTATGCTTCCAAAGAATGTTTCTGATCCTGAAGTATCTGCCTTGTTCTCTCAATATGGAGTCATTAAAGATTTGCAGATTCTCAGAGGTTCTCAGCAAACTAGTAAAG GATGTGCTTTTCTGAAGTACGAGAAAAAAGAGCAAGCAGTTGCAGCAATAGAGGCTCTCAATGGAAAGCATAAAATGGAG GGTTCCACTGTCCCTCTGGTAGTCAAATGGGCAGATacagaaaaggaaaggcaagccAGGAGGGCTCAGAAAGCTCTATCTCAGGCTTCTAATGCTTCCGACTCTAGACAGCATCCTTCTTTGTTTGGAGCTTTACCAATGGGTTACATGCCACCATACAATGGCTACGGTTATCAG ACTCCTGGGGCGTATGGACTCATGCAGTATCGCCTACCATCGGTGCAGAATCAGCCCACATTTCAGAATATAGTTCCACCAATAAACCAAGCAAGTGCTCTACGTGGAGGTGCACCTGATCTTTCACCTGGAATTAGCCCGAGAAATTATGCCATGTCACCTGGAAGTTATGTTGGATCTGCTTACCCAGCTGTTCCAGGGCTTCAGTATCCCATGCCATATCCTGGAGCCGTTATGAATACCAGACCACCAAGTGGTTCTCCCGGCTCGATGCCCCCTAGTACTGCAAACAGTCATTCTGCAGCATCTTCAAGTGTCAATTCAAGTACAGGGGGTCAGGTTGAAG GTCCACCTGGTGCTAATCTATTTATTTATCATATTCCTCAAGAATTTGGTGATCAAGATCTTGCAAATTCGTTTCAGCCGTTTGGTAGGGTCTTGAGTGCCAAGGTTTTTGTTGACAAAGCTACTGGTGTTAGCAAATGTTTTG GATTTGTAAGTTATGACTCTCCAGCAGCCGCGCAAACTGCAATCAATATGATGAATGGTTGCCAATTAGGTAGTAAGAAGTTGAAGGTTCAGCTTAAAAGGGACAACAAACAGAATAAACATTATTGA